One part of the Raphanus sativus cultivar WK10039 chromosome 7, ASM80110v3, whole genome shotgun sequence genome encodes these proteins:
- the LOC108814341 gene encoding amino acid transporter AVT6E-like, whose amino-acid sequence MDSSYSAISKNSYVELQKQNKFLPLDDEEKSFVNNGHALDSGSNQGSGISGAVFNLTTSIIGAGIMALPATMKVLGLVLGLLLILLIAILSEISVELLVRFSALHNSRSYGEVVQSALGKPARVLSEICIVVNNGGFLVVYLIIMGDVMSGSLHHVGVLDQWLGNGFWDHRKVLILIVVVVFLAPLCALNKIDSLSVTSAASVALAVVFVVVCFVVAAVKLVEGTVDDAPRMSPDFGSKEAVLDLLVVIPIMTNAYVCHFNVQPIYNELEGRTPAKMNRVGRITTAVCVVVYASTAVSGYLLFGKDTESDILTNFDRDLGIRFSSAVNYVVRVGYVLHLVLVFPVIHFSLRETVDTLLFEGSPPLCESKKRSLGLTVVLLALIYIGSTMIPNIWTAFKFTGATSAVSLGFTFPALIALRLGKRSNSLSAAERSVSWLMLILAVVVSVVGTLGNVYSLRSKSD is encoded by the coding sequence ATGGATAGCAGTTACTCTGCCATCTCCAAAAACTCCTACGTCGAGTTACAGAAACAGAACAAGTTCCTTCCTCTCGACGACGAAGAAAAAAGCTTCGTCAACAACGGCCATGCTCTCGATTCCGGATCTAACCAAGGATCCGGGATCTCCGGCGCCGTTTTCAACCTCACAACATCAATAATCGGCGCCGGGATCATGGCATTGCCGGCGACAATGAAAGTCCTCGGCTTGGTCCTAGgcctcctcctcatcctcctcaTCGCGATCCTCTCCGAGATCAGCGTCGAGCTCCTCGTCAGATTCTCCGCTCTCCACAACTCCAGATCCTACGGCGAGGTCGTGCAGTCCGCGCTCGGGAAGCCCGCTAGGGTTCTCTCCGAGATCTGCATCGTCGTCAACAACGGCGGCTTCCTCGTCGTCTACCTCATCATCATGGGTGACGTCATGTCCGGTTCGCTCCACCACGTCGGGGTTTTGGATCAGTGGCTAGGCAACGGGTTCTGGGACCACcgtaaagttttgattttgatcgTCGTGGTCGTCTTTTTGGCTCCTCTCTGTGCTTTGAACAAGATCGATTCCTTGAGCGTCACGTCAGCTGCTTCCGTGGCTCTTGCTGTTGTGTTTGTCGTTGTTTGCTTTGTTGTCGCGGCGGTCAAGCTTGTTGAAGGCACGGTTGACGATGCTCCGAGGATGAGTCCTGATTTTGGTTCTAAAGAAGCGGTTTTGGATCTTCTCGTGGTGATACCGATAATGACGAACGCTTACGTTTGTCATTTCAATGTCCAGCCGATCTATAACGAGCTCGAAGGTCGGACGCCTGCTAAGATGAACCGTGTTGGGAGGATCACGACGGCTGTTTGCGTTGTTGTCTATGCTTCCACTGCTGTCTCTGGTTATCTTCTCTTCGGTAAGGATACTGAGTCGGATATTTTGACCAACTTTGACCGAGATCTAGGCATCCGGTTCAGCTCCGCGGTGAACTACGTTGTCAGAGTGGGGTACGTTCTTCATTTAGTTCTCGTCTTCCCTGTGATCCATTTCTCGTTGCGAGAAACGGTGGATACCTTGTTGTTTGAAGGCTCGCCTCCTCTGTGCGAAAGCAAGAAGAGATCTTTGGGGCTCACGGTGGTCTTGCTGGCTCTTATTTACATTGGCTCGACGATGATTCCGAATATATGGACTGCGTTCAAGTTCACAGGGGCAACGTCGGCGGTTTCGCTTGGTTTTACGTTCCCTGCTCTTATAGCGTTGAGGTTAGGGAAGCGGAGCAATTCGTTAAGCGCGGCGGAGAGATCTGTTTCGTGGTTGATGCTGATCTTGGCGGTGGTGGTTAGTGTCGTGGGAACGCTTGGCAACGTTTATAGTCTCAGAAGCAAATCAGATTGA